A DNA window from Atribacterota bacterium contains the following coding sequences:
- a CDS encoding ABC transporter permease, with amino-acid sequence MFKNAFKQYFPVFLLIVLLFLLGSFINPGFSSFSNIGNIVGISAFLGIVAMGQTLVVISGNEGIDLSVGSLVSLSAVLSSQLIVGNNLRLLIALPVVLGTGAFFGVLNGIGIAYVRIPPVIMTLGMGSLVQGFVQIVCGGQPTGRASNILLALGTGRSLGFPNMLFFWLGLSLLFTMVLRYSRFGQRIYGIGANPVAAFFSGTRIAPQLVLVYTLSALMATVAGFLLLGYTGTSHMDLGAAYTFPSIIAVVIGGISLQGGKGSYGGVLLGATFLTALSSLLVTLNLGEGGRQIVYGIALLILLLVYAREESVI; translated from the coding sequence GTGTTCAAGAATGCGTTCAAACAGTATTTTCCGGTTTTTCTGCTCATAGTTTTGCTCTTTCTGCTCGGCTCTTTCATCAATCCCGGTTTTTCTTCTTTTTCCAACATTGGCAATATTGTAGGAATATCGGCCTTTCTTGGCATCGTAGCCATGGGTCAGACTCTGGTGGTGATTTCGGGCAACGAAGGAATTGATCTCTCCGTTGGTTCTCTGGTTTCCCTAAGTGCAGTCTTAAGCTCGCAACTCATCGTGGGAAACAACCTTCGCCTTCTCATCGCACTCCCAGTCGTTTTGGGAACTGGAGCCTTTTTCGGTGTTTTGAACGGTATTGGCATCGCCTACGTTCGAATCCCTCCGGTGATCATGACACTCGGCATGGGGAGTTTGGTGCAGGGTTTTGTGCAGATTGTATGCGGAGGACAACCCACCGGAAGGGCAAGTAACATCCTCCTTGCTCTGGGTACCGGTCGTAGCCTGGGTTTTCCCAACATGCTCTTTTTTTGGTTGGGGCTTTCTCTCCTTTTCACCATGGTTCTCCGTTACAGCCGTTTCGGGCAACGGATTTATGGTATCGGTGCGAACCCGGTCGCGGCTTTTTTCTCTGGTACACGCATTGCTCCACAGCTTGTACTTGTATACACCCTGAGTGCTTTGATGGCCACCGTCGCTGGGTTTCTCCTTCTTGGATACACGGGAACATCCCACATGGACCTTGGCGCCGCTTACACCTTTCCTTCCATCATTGCCGTCGTGATTGGTGGTATTTCTCTGCAGGGCGGAAAAGGTTCTTATGGAGGAGTTTTGCTAGGAGCTACTTTTCTCACCGCTCTTTCCAGTTTGCTGGTCACCCTCAATCTGGGAGAAGGGGGACGACAAATTGTTTACGGTATTGCTCTGCTCATTCTACTTTTGGTGTATGCTCGAGAAGAGAGTGTAATATAG
- a CDS encoding ABC transporter permease codes for MKKSWHFSNYPALSSLFVFLVIFSINVYLQPRVLTYRVLYSNLSTFTPLVLVAMSQAVVILSGNIDLSTGAMLSLLNVVMATLFQNTLGSVLAGIIIAFAIALLGGMVNGYFVGYLRLPPIVTTFATAFVWSGIALLIMPQPGGHVPKWLYRLFQSGRLQFPLPLFLIVVALLIWWLTVRKPLGRKIYAVGGNRISSVLSGIDHRQVILMTYMLSSFFLALAAVALTGLVASGDARVGTPVTLTSIAAVAIGGNSLRGGRGGVIGPMLGAILLFFISNIILLVGVPSLYQDFIKGTIIVGAIGLAVLTQYRR; via the coding sequence ATGAAAAAATCCTGGCACTTTTCAAACTATCCTGCTCTTTCCAGTTTATTCGTTTTTCTGGTCATTTTTTCCATTAACGTGTACCTACAACCTCGTGTCCTTACTTATCGTGTTCTCTACTCCAATCTCAGCACCTTCACGCCTCTTGTGCTCGTAGCGATGTCCCAGGCAGTAGTCATTTTGAGCGGTAACATCGACCTTTCGACCGGGGCAATGCTGTCGCTCCTCAACGTCGTTATGGCAACCCTTTTCCAAAACACACTGGGCAGCGTTCTTGCTGGTATCATCATCGCCTTTGCGATTGCCCTTCTAGGAGGCATGGTCAACGGGTACTTCGTGGGATACTTACGCCTTCCCCCTATCGTGACCACCTTTGCCACCGCCTTCGTTTGGAGCGGTATAGCCCTCCTCATCATGCCTCAACCGGGAGGACACGTCCCAAAATGGCTCTATCGGCTCTTTCAGAGCGGACGTCTACAATTCCCCTTACCTCTTTTTCTTATCGTTGTAGCACTTCTCATCTGGTGGTTGACGGTGCGAAAACCCTTAGGGAGAAAAATCTATGCAGTTGGTGGAAATCGCATCTCCAGCGTTCTCTCGGGAATTGATCACCGTCAGGTCATCCTTATGACCTACATGTTGAGCAGTTTCTTTCTGGCCCTGGCGGCTGTAGCATTGACCGGTCTTGTTGCTTCGGGAGATGCTCGAGTGGGCACACCAGTAACCTTAACCTCCATTGCGGCTGTGGCCATCGGTGGCAATTCTCTCCGCGGGGGAAGAGGTGGTGTGATTGGACCAATGCTGGGAGCGATACTTCTCTTTTTTATCAGTAACATTATTCTTTTGGTGGGTGTACCATCGCTTTATCAGGACTTCATCAAAGGAACGATCATCGTTGGAGCCATTGGTCTTGCTGTGCTGACCCAATATCGACGTTAG
- a CDS encoding sugar ABC transporter ATP-binding protein, producing the protein MRELRIDGIEKSFGAIKALGGVSLFCQSGEILGLVGANGSGKTTLSRIITGTIRPDLGNISIDGQRVQFHHPREARALGILMAHQNLSLIESMSIWENVVLDHEFLTPRKLLDNQQSRAFTAKWLQKFGLSIDVNLKVEKLSPDLRQMVEIIKAMSWDPNVLLLDEPTASLDHEKVKQVFEAIREEREKGKLIIFISHRINEVIEICDRVAVLRNGKNAGEIDLRNNHCDQRKIVELMVGEVEQSEQKKSCPEPGTTKQTPMTILEVIHLKVGDKVKDISLTLRQGEFLGIGGLQGHGQEEVLLALFGAISKSSGTIKLNGQETHFSHPSEAINAGIVLIPGDRQKEGLFLEQSILFNFFYPSLNTSKKRWVPYTDHRQKAKETFEQLRLVYAHLDQQVRYLSGGNQQKVVIGKWLTLQPRIILLNDPTKGVDVGARKEIYDLIHTMRAKGLSVILFASDNRELIENCDRVLVMYGGRIVDEVDTEEICESRLIASSLCVEW; encoded by the coding sequence ATGAGAGAATTACGCATTGATGGGATAGAGAAGAGTTTTGGAGCAATCAAAGCTTTAGGTGGGGTTTCCCTCTTTTGCCAAAGTGGTGAAATTTTGGGACTGGTGGGCGCCAACGGTTCAGGGAAAACCACCCTGTCGCGTATTATTACGGGCACCATTCGTCCCGATTTGGGAAACATCTCGATCGATGGACAGAGGGTACAATTCCATCATCCTCGGGAGGCTCGAGCACTGGGAATCCTTATGGCCCACCAAAATTTGAGCTTGATTGAAAGCATGAGCATCTGGGAAAACGTCGTGCTGGACCACGAATTCCTCACACCGAGAAAATTACTCGACAACCAGCAATCTCGGGCCTTTACGGCAAAATGGCTACAAAAATTTGGCTTATCAATCGATGTAAACCTCAAAGTCGAAAAACTATCTCCCGACCTTCGTCAAATGGTGGAAATCATCAAAGCCATGTCCTGGGACCCAAACGTTCTCCTTTTGGACGAGCCCACCGCCTCTTTAGACCATGAAAAGGTGAAACAAGTATTCGAAGCGATTCGAGAAGAGAGAGAAAAGGGGAAACTCATCATTTTTATTTCCCATCGTATCAATGAAGTTATCGAGATTTGCGACCGAGTAGCGGTGCTCCGAAATGGAAAGAACGCAGGAGAAATCGATCTTCGAAACAACCACTGCGACCAAAGAAAAATCGTGGAACTCATGGTCGGTGAAGTGGAACAGAGCGAGCAGAAAAAATCTTGTCCCGAGCCTGGAACAACCAAACAAACTCCAATGACGATCTTAGAAGTCATCCATCTCAAGGTGGGCGATAAAGTCAAAGATATTTCTCTGACCCTCCGTCAGGGTGAATTCCTAGGCATCGGTGGTTTACAGGGTCACGGTCAAGAAGAGGTTCTGCTAGCCCTCTTTGGAGCAATATCCAAAAGTTCAGGAACCATAAAGCTCAATGGTCAGGAAACTCATTTCTCCCATCCGTCTGAAGCCATCAATGCCGGCATTGTTCTCATCCCCGGCGATCGACAAAAAGAAGGGCTATTTCTGGAACAGAGCATCCTCTTTAACTTTTTCTATCCCTCTTTGAATACTTCGAAAAAACGATGGGTCCCATACACCGACCATAGGCAAAAAGCGAAAGAAACCTTCGAACAACTTCGCCTTGTCTATGCCCATTTAGACCAACAAGTCCGTTACCTGAGTGGAGGAAATCAACAAAAAGTGGTTATCGGCAAATGGCTTACACTTCAGCCCCGCATCATCCTTCTCAACGACCCAACCAAAGGAGTTGATGTTGGAGCAAGAAAAGAAATTTACGACCTCATCCACACCATGCGGGCAAAAGGTTTAAGTGTTATCCTTTTTGCCAGTGATAATCGAGAACTAATTGAAAATTGTGATCGAGTGCTCGTCATGTACGGTGGCCGGATCGTAGACGAAGTTGATACCGAAGAAATATGCGAAAGTCGGCTCATTGCATCGAGTTTATGTGTGGAATGGTGA
- a CDS encoding substrate-binding domain-containing protein, with protein MVKKQSGMVWFLGIFLTVTLFTAVALGKGFVIAVSNGYIGNSWRTQMIAAIEELGKKYQEMGIVDRIIVKNSGLDIQAQIADFRNLMNMQPDAILLNPNSPDALNPAIEEAVSRGILVLAIDQPVTSEEVACNVTINQYEWGKKLAEWTVEKLNGRGKIIRIDGLAGHPANVERVKGATDVYKNYPEIQIVATANGDWDQARAQQVMSNLLAAHPDVDGVQSQDGMALGVIRAYLASGQTLPKVLTGETMVAFLREWKRLKDEMDFDTIGITNPPGAAGALGLGFAVRLLQGKQFKPGVLRDGKYYYIPVMVVTNENFDQLYETVKDKEDSYFLDQIPTEEELDALFQ; from the coding sequence GTGGTAAAAAAGCAAAGTGGAATGGTATGGTTCCTGGGAATTTTCCTCACCGTCACGCTTTTCACAGCGGTGGCACTGGGAAAGGGGTTTGTGATTGCAGTCAGTAACGGGTATATTGGAAATAGCTGGCGAACCCAAATGATCGCTGCAATCGAAGAGTTGGGAAAGAAGTACCAGGAAATGGGTATCGTGGACCGAATCATCGTCAAAAACTCTGGCCTCGACATTCAGGCTCAAATTGCTGACTTTCGCAACTTGATGAACATGCAACCCGATGCAATTCTTTTAAACCCGAACTCTCCAGATGCATTGAACCCAGCCATTGAGGAAGCCGTCTCTCGAGGAATTCTGGTTTTGGCAATTGACCAGCCAGTGACGAGCGAAGAAGTGGCCTGTAACGTCACCATCAATCAGTACGAGTGGGGGAAGAAACTTGCCGAGTGGACGGTTGAAAAACTCAATGGTCGAGGAAAAATCATTCGTATTGACGGGTTAGCCGGTCATCCGGCAAACGTGGAAAGAGTCAAAGGAGCGACCGACGTTTATAAGAACTATCCGGAAATTCAGATTGTGGCCACAGCAAACGGTGATTGGGATCAAGCCAGGGCACAACAGGTGATGTCCAACCTCCTGGCTGCGCATCCGGACGTTGATGGAGTTCAGTCCCAGGATGGAATGGCCCTGGGAGTGATCCGTGCATACTTAGCTTCGGGTCAAACTTTGCCAAAAGTGCTCACTGGAGAGACCATGGTGGCCTTCCTGAGAGAATGGAAACGGCTCAAGGATGAAATGGATTTTGATACCATCGGTATTACCAATCCTCCAGGTGCGGCTGGAGCCTTAGGGCTGGGTTTTGCCGTGCGGCTTCTCCAGGGAAAACAATTCAAACCCGGTGTTCTTCGGGACGGGAAATACTACTATATCCCGGTCATGGTCGTGACTAACGAGAACTTTGACCAGCTCTACGAGACGGTGAAGGATAAAGAGGATTCGTATTTCTTGGATCAGATTCCTACCGAAGAAGAACTGGACGCCCTTTTTCAGTAA
- a CDS encoding extracellular solute-binding protein, translating into MKNSGRVTIRDIAKIAGVSPATVSNVLNNPKKVSLESRRKVEEVLQQCDFRPNVHARALKSQLTPTFGLIVPTLEEPYYAQIVQGFDDFLKNHDYGFTLFLTQDLWVNEERALQEIVQQRMAGMASIPSSVQETLFFDRLQETSLSWVCIDRVPLDALEHRGNFLSADYQALALFTASLLRAEKHVRRILFLTASRVFFCEQIFYETFLSELDTLASLVIHVDAPLGWTAAFQKFFPILRDNPDVSHVVATNHVHARAIIDASDYLGLATKVYYLGRENWKAVKESRNVVEISRPGLKIGRRAAEMLVQATQSLVDRPRREVTPVYLERFFVQKDSLSIKRPRKSTVSIRVAMLSDPCYDAIQSLIQDFLARSKTKVFLQAFPYEELYQEVMKNPESEFDVFMVDVSWLPECVYANRLYDLTPMISLTSEPFYGFIPGVLESYALVNGRYFAIPFYFGVQLLFYRRDLFEDGRMKTLFYDQYKKELVPPGDWDTYNQVARFFTRQFNPHSPVEYGTTVGALNDTAIMCEFLPRLWSYGGEIFDRTGHPTIASPQGVEALRAYLETFHYAPPPSNWWGKQVEHFANGKAAMMVMFTSNVNLAFHHQSSRVYDRVGIEEVPGRVSVLGGWSLGIHAKSRYVDAAFEFIRWGCSSELAIPFSLLGGCTAHFSVYQSAELVRALPWARLAEKAFAKTKKRAAVPHLGIEVVEQKYLEHVIGCCIQEALHGQTNPKQALQKAQEMMNAFSFHYVRR; encoded by the coding sequence ATGAAGAACTCTGGTCGAGTAACCATTCGAGATATCGCCAAAATAGCCGGGGTTTCTCCGGCAACGGTTTCCAATGTTCTGAATAATCCGAAAAAAGTGAGTCTTGAGAGTCGTCGCAAAGTTGAAGAAGTGCTCCAGCAATGCGATTTTCGGCCCAACGTTCATGCTCGAGCCCTAAAATCCCAGCTGACTCCTACTTTTGGTCTGATTGTACCGACGCTCGAAGAACCGTACTATGCCCAGATTGTTCAGGGATTTGATGACTTTCTTAAAAACCACGACTATGGCTTTACCCTGTTTCTTACCCAGGACCTTTGGGTAAACGAGGAGCGAGCGCTTCAGGAAATTGTTCAACAGAGAATGGCCGGTATGGCGAGTATCCCTTCCTCAGTCCAGGAAACTCTCTTTTTCGACCGCTTACAAGAGACTTCTCTGTCTTGGGTATGCATCGATCGGGTACCGCTCGATGCCCTCGAACATAGAGGAAACTTCCTTTCGGCTGATTATCAGGCGTTAGCCCTATTCACGGCTTCTCTGCTCCGCGCAGAGAAACATGTTCGTCGAATCCTTTTCCTTACTGCAAGCCGTGTTTTTTTCTGCGAGCAGATCTTCTACGAAACTTTTCTCAGCGAACTCGATACGTTAGCCTCCTTGGTAATCCATGTTGACGCTCCGTTAGGGTGGACAGCTGCATTTCAAAAATTCTTCCCGATTTTGCGGGATAACCCTGATGTCAGCCATGTCGTCGCAACCAATCACGTTCATGCCAGGGCAATCATTGACGCTTCAGATTACTTGGGTCTCGCCACTAAAGTCTACTATTTAGGCCGAGAAAATTGGAAAGCCGTCAAAGAGAGTCGCAACGTAGTAGAAATCAGTCGTCCTGGTCTTAAAATTGGACGCCGGGCTGCCGAAATGCTGGTGCAGGCAACCCAGAGTCTGGTGGACCGCCCTCGCCGAGAGGTAACCCCGGTATATCTGGAACGCTTTTTCGTCCAAAAAGATTCTCTGAGCATAAAACGACCAAGAAAATCGACTGTGTCGATTCGAGTGGCTATGCTGTCTGACCCCTGCTACGATGCCATCCAGTCTCTGATCCAAGATTTCCTTGCTCGTTCTAAAACCAAGGTGTTTTTACAAGCGTTCCCTTACGAAGAACTGTATCAAGAAGTGATGAAAAACCCGGAAAGCGAATTCGATGTGTTTATGGTGGATGTCTCTTGGCTACCAGAGTGTGTGTATGCCAATCGTCTCTATGACCTCACACCCATGATTTCCCTGACTTCCGAACCCTTCTACGGCTTTATTCCTGGAGTCTTAGAAAGCTACGCCTTGGTCAACGGGCGCTACTTTGCGATACCGTTTTATTTTGGAGTGCAACTCCTCTTCTATCGACGCGACCTTTTCGAAGATGGTCGGATGAAAACCCTATTTTACGATCAATATAAAAAAGAACTGGTACCCCCGGGTGACTGGGACACCTACAACCAGGTTGCTCGTTTTTTCACCCGACAATTCAATCCTCATTCTCCGGTAGAGTACGGAACCACAGTCGGAGCACTGAACGACACCGCCATCATGTGTGAATTCCTTCCCCGTCTTTGGAGTTACGGAGGGGAAATTTTTGACCGCACTGGTCACCCCACGATTGCGTCCCCTCAGGGAGTCGAAGCCCTACGGGCGTACCTTGAAACATTCCACTACGCGCCACCACCCAGTAACTGGTGGGGAAAACAGGTTGAACATTTCGCCAATGGCAAAGCAGCCATGATGGTGATGTTTACGTCCAACGTGAATCTGGCGTTCCATCATCAGTCATCCAGAGTCTACGATCGAGTCGGCATTGAAGAAGTTCCTGGAAGGGTTTCGGTGCTCGGTGGCTGGTCACTGGGAATTCATGCCAAGAGTCGATACGTCGACGCTGCTTTTGAATTCATTCGCTGGGGATGTTCCTCAGAGCTTGCCATTCCTTTCTCACTCCTTGGTGGTTGCACCGCCCACTTCAGCGTGTACCAGTCTGCAGAACTGGTTCGTGCCCTCCCCTGGGCTCGGTTAGCAGAAAAGGCTTTCGCCAAAACTAAGAAAAGAGCGGCAGTTCCGCATCTGGGAATTGAAGTTGTGGAACAGAAGTATTTAGAGCACGTGATTGGGTGCTGTATTCAAGAAGCCCTCCATGGGCAGACGAACCCAAAACAGGCCCTTCAAAAGGCACAGGAGATGATGAATGCCTTTTCCTTCCACTACGTAAGGAGGTGA
- a CDS encoding sugar ABC transporter substrate-binding protein produces MVLAAEPDFSKVPAAPKPEKLTVVLYEPVEQKAALEVSKLFEQQFGIKVEVNAIPWANLHEKIIVDLTARTGTYDIIFIPGLWSLEFIYAGYIEPLNKYWNDPNLPRFDIEDYPQSIVNLLTYQGNTYWIPHHGSTQVLFYRKDLFEQAGATLPATYDDLFDLASKFTNNPNFPDVWGFGTTPKQGEWASSTWSTWLWSWGGEYFDEQWNPIFNDQVGVDSLKAYAEAVNKFSPPDAPNWGNEESGAAFQQGRLAMLQMWPYLGAAMEDPTQSKVVGKVGYAPMPKKVKRVPRLGSWGGTVSAFSKNKEWAYMWLAFFNSREMVEKIHVPEGVPVCRLSIIQTLESQIPWQRAVNISFEDTKERPGIPEISSIIDVWGLAVSKVVTGQAGVKDALDEAAVKVREILDEAGYYK; encoded by the coding sequence ATGGTCCTTGCCGCAGAACCCGACTTCAGTAAAGTTCCTGCTGCACCCAAGCCAGAAAAACTCACCGTGGTTCTCTACGAGCCAGTAGAGCAAAAGGCTGCCCTGGAAGTAAGCAAGCTCTTTGAGCAGCAATTTGGAATCAAGGTGGAAGTGAATGCTATTCCCTGGGCAAATCTCCACGAAAAAATCATCGTTGACCTTACTGCTCGGACGGGAACGTACGATATTATTTTCATCCCAGGCTTGTGGTCTCTGGAGTTCATCTATGCAGGCTATATCGAACCTCTCAATAAGTATTGGAACGACCCTAATCTCCCGCGTTTTGACATCGAAGACTACCCCCAAAGCATTGTGAACCTGCTTACCTACCAGGGGAACACCTATTGGATTCCCCATCACGGAAGCACCCAAGTCCTCTTTTATCGTAAGGATCTCTTTGAACAAGCAGGGGCAACGCTGCCTGCGACATACGACGACTTGTTTGATTTAGCAAGTAAGTTCACCAATAACCCCAATTTTCCCGATGTATGGGGCTTTGGTACGACTCCAAAACAGGGAGAGTGGGCTTCAAGCACCTGGAGCACCTGGCTTTGGTCGTGGGGTGGAGAGTACTTTGACGAGCAATGGAATCCCATTTTTAATGACCAGGTTGGAGTCGATTCTCTTAAAGCTTACGCGGAAGCAGTGAATAAATTCTCTCCTCCTGATGCGCCGAACTGGGGTAACGAAGAATCTGGTGCAGCCTTTCAGCAAGGGCGTTTGGCCATGCTCCAGATGTGGCCCTACCTGGGAGCTGCGATGGAGGATCCCACCCAGTCTAAAGTAGTCGGAAAAGTTGGTTATGCACCGATGCCCAAAAAGGTGAAGCGAGTTCCACGGTTGGGTTCGTGGGGAGGGACGGTGTCGGCATTCTCCAAGAACAAAGAATGGGCGTACATGTGGTTGGCTTTCTTCAACTCCAGGGAGATGGTGGAGAAAATCCACGTTCCTGAAGGAGTTCCGGTATGTCGCCTTTCAATCATTCAAACCTTGGAATCGCAAATTCCTTGGCAAAGAGCAGTAAATATCAGTTTTGAGGATACCAAAGAAAGACCTGGAATACCTGAAATCTCTTCCATCATCGATGTGTGGGGACTTGCCGTTTCTAAGGTGGTTACAGGGCAGGCCGGTGTCAAGGATGCTCTGGACGAAGCAGCGGTCAAGGTGAGAGAAATTCTCGACGAAGCCGGTTACTACAAATAA